In Novosphingobium sp. RL4, the sequence GCCGATCGGGGCCGACTGATCGCCGCGCCGCTGCACGCCTGTTTGAACGGGCGTTCAGTACGTGATAACACAATACCGATCGCAACTATCGCCATGGGCGGATTGATGCAGGCCTCGTTCTTCGCGCATCGCAGGAACGACGTTCTCGTCAGTGAATTGGGAGAGTTCGGAAAATGTCGGTCGCAACCCAGACCAAACTCAACGCGGAAGATATCAAGCCGAAAATCGGCGGTCGTGTGCTCAACACGAAGGAAGAGCTCCTGTCCGGCGAAATCGCCAGGGAAATCCGGGAGCTGCTGGAAGCGCGCGGCGTGCTGGTGTTCCCGCAGGTCAACTTCACCGATGAAGAGCAGATCGCCTTCACGAAGACGCTGGGCACTTTTGCGCCGGAGCGGAAGGGCGGCGAGGAAGTGATCTCGAAGATCACGCTCGACGCCAAGGAAAACCCCATGGCGGCGGAGTACCTCAAGGGCTCTCTCTACTGGCACATCGATGGCACCCGCAATGACGTGCCGATCCTGGCCTCGCTGCTTTCCTGCCGCGTGCCGAGCCCGCGCGGCACCGGCAACACCGGCTTCGCCAATACTTATGCGGCGTTCGAGGGCCTGCCTGCCGAAAAGCAGGAAGAGTACGAGCAGTACCGCGTCGTTCATGGTCCCTGGGCAAGCCTGTTCTATTACGAGCCGGAACCGAGCCTGGCCAAGCTCCAGGGCTATGCCCAGATCGGCGAACAGGAACTGCCGCTGGTCTGGAAGCACCAGTCGGGCCGCAAGAGCCTCGTGATCGGCTGCACTTCCGCGCAGGTCGTTGGCAAGTCGGCTCTGGAAAGCGCGATGATCATTCACGGCCTGCGCGAATGGGCGACCGGCCCGGAATTCACGTATAGCCACGAATGGGAAGTCGGCGATCTCGTGATGTGGGATAACACCGGCACCATGCACCGGGCAGAAGCCTATGATCCGACTTGCGGGCGCATGATGCACCGTACCAAGCTCGAAGGTGAAGAGCCCTTCGAATAAGCTTTCGCCGAAGCCGATTTCAAATTCCATAAGCCCGCCGGATGTGTCCGGCGGGCTTTCTTCTGCCGGGATCGCCTGCGCCGGATCGTACGGCGGTCGGAGCGCTTGCAGGCAAAGAAAAACCCTCCGCCCTTGAAGGCGGAGGGTTTTTCTTCGAATTCAGATCCGAAAGGCCGGGCGCTTAGGCCCAGTTGGCCATTTCGGCTTCGAGGTTCTGGACGATGGCCTCGAAGAACTGTTCGGTGGTCATCCAGTTCTGGTCCGGACCGATCAGCAGCGCGAGATCCTTGGTCATCTTGCCGCTTTCGACGGTCTCGATGCAGATACGCTCAAGCGTTTCGGCGAACTTCACCACTTCCGGCGTTTCGTCGAACTTGCCGCGATAGGCGATGCCGCGGGTCCAGGCGAAGATCGAGGCGATCGGGTTGGTCGAGGTCGCCTTGCCCTGCTGGTGCTGGCGGTAGTGACGGGTCACGGTGCCGTGGGCGGCTTCCGCTTCCACGGTCTTGCCGTCGGGCGAGAGGAGAACCGAGGTCATCAGGCCCAGCGAGCCGAAGCCCTGCGCAACGGTGTCCGACTGCACGTCGCCGTCGTAGTTCTTGCAGGCCCAGACGAACTTGCCCGACCACTTGAGCGCCGAGGCGACCATGTCGTCGATCAGGCGGTGTTCGTAGACGATGCCGGCATCCTTGAACTTCTCGGCGAAGCCTTCGGTGTCGAACACTTCCTGGAACAGATCCTTGAAGCGGCCGTCATAGGCCTTGAGGATGGTGTTCTTGGTCGAGAGGTACACCGGCCACTTGAGGTTCAGGCCGTAGTTGAACGAAGCGCGTGCGAAGTCGCGGA encodes:
- a CDS encoding TauD/TfdA dioxygenase family protein, which translates into the protein MSVATQTKLNAEDIKPKIGGRVLNTKEELLSGEIAREIRELLEARGVLVFPQVNFTDEEQIAFTKTLGTFAPERKGGEEVISKITLDAKENPMAAEYLKGSLYWHIDGTRNDVPILASLLSCRVPSPRGTGNTGFANTYAAFEGLPAEKQEEYEQYRVVHGPWASLFYYEPEPSLAKLQGYAQIGEQELPLVWKHQSGRKSLVIGCTSAQVVGKSALESAMIIHGLREWATGPEFTYSHEWEVGDLVMWDNTGTMHRAEAYDPTCGRMMHRTKLEGEEPFE
- a CDS encoding NADP-dependent isocitrate dehydrogenase; its protein translation is MAKIKVKNPIVEMDGDEMTRIIWEWIRERLILPYLDIDLKYYDLSVQKRDETNDQITVDAANATKEHGVAVKCATITPDEARVTEFDLKKMWKSPNGTIRNILGGVVFREPIVISNVPRLVPGWTDPIVVGRHAFGDQYKATDTLIPGPGKLRLVWDGESGEKIDLDVFDFPAPGVAMAMYNLDESIRDFARASFNYGLNLKWPVYLSTKNTILKAYDGRFKDLFQEVFDTEGFAEKFKDAGIVYEHRLIDDMVASALKWSGKFVWACKNYDGDVQSDTVAQGFGSLGLMTSVLLSPDGKTVEAEAAHGTVTRHYRQHQQGKATSTNPIASIFAWTRGIAYRGKFDETPEVVKFAETLERICIETVESGKMTKDLALLIGPDQNWMTTEQFFEAIVQNLEAEMANWA